A stretch of Aedes aegypti strain LVP_AGWG chromosome 2, AaegL5.0 Primary Assembly, whole genome shotgun sequence DNA encodes these proteins:
- the LOC110675850 gene encoding uncharacterized protein LOC110675850, giving the protein MSFVAKCALCKQKLPYSRSQTAILVEHLLENHPEQHFSIARVVKKQIRDIPEVHPQQTSDMNGSSILSQISTKGSKRVSSSGKHADENLPSKQDFTARRPRGRRMFYKTSVETWRPARCRIICPRCGERQYPTIRLTADRYSQSIYGATWIMTCWPFCFLPCLFTAPTKHRLHCSKCNAFLGLYNPNQEIIETNSRRRRSSSLSASGSNGRKVNICSERVGST; this is encoded by the exons ATGAGTTTTGTGGCCAAATGTGCACtgtgtaaacaaaaacttcccTACAGCCGCTCGCAAACAGCCATCCTGGTGGAACATCTACTTGAAAATCATCCGGAGCAACATTTTTCTATAGCGCGCGTTGTAAAGAAACAGATTCGTGATATTCCGGAAGTGCATCCGCAACAAACAAGTGACATGAATGGCTCATCCATATTATCGCAAATTTCGACTAAAGGTTCGAAACGTGTGTCCAGTTCCGGTAAGCATGCAGATGAGAATCTGCCCAGCAAGCAGGATTTTACTGCGAGACGACCAAGAGGGCGACGAATGTTCTACAAAACCAGTG TGGAAACGTGGCGTCCAGCCCGGTGCAGAATTATCTGTCCTCGATGTGGCGAACGGCAGTACCCGACCATTCGCCTAACAGCGGATCGCTACTCGCAGTCCATCTATGGCGCCACGTGGATTATGACCTGTTGGCCGTTTTGCTTCCTGCCGTGTTTGTTCACCGCTCCCACTAAGCACCGGTTGCACTGTTCCAAATGCAATGCGTTCTTGGGACTCTACAATCCTAACCAGGAGATAATCGAAACGAATAGCCGCCGCCGCAGGtcatcgtcattatcagcgTCAGGCAGCAACGGGCGGAAAGTGAACATTTGCAGCGAACGAGTTGGCTCAACATGA